The Aspergillus chevalieri M1 DNA, chromosome 5, nearly complete sequence genome includes a region encoding these proteins:
- a CDS encoding uncharacterized protein (COG:S;~EggNog:ENOG410PFNI;~InterPro:IPR033310,IPR006166,IPR042530;~PFAM:PF02732;~go_component: GO:0005634 - nucleus [Evidence IEA];~go_component: GO:0048476 - Holliday junction resolvase complex [Evidence IEA];~go_function: GO:0003677 - DNA binding [Evidence IEA];~go_function: GO:0004518 - nuclease activity [Evidence IEA];~go_process: GO:0006281 - DNA repair [Evidence IEA]) produces MPDIIDLISSTPPAPAGKSAPTSLAPATAAALVSSSPPFSANTTTNTRAPRPPPPPFTISDDIDIFSSPFENARDTIDNNPSKRRRLSDEDFNVPPSGQPRNRGLNTNARKSNPFEFSDEPGISSSIEPTIRSKSPNLNTSKNTNSFQFSDELGIPSSTGRKSPSKSPNPLAKSNPFQFSDDFDEFGLPPAPTPGSLVSPVITRGGERDKNEGLGTRSRWAIDSDSIVFTSSVGKPQGNGVVGSVQRENTITIDSDDDNGHDTGKSKDKGKGREQVDEIEDFSDQLFSQMSDMDELMEIAERPKPTAPFSNRTASLLATLEDKMGSASAGTKKITARSRKGKTTAVEEQVDVDVDDVEPPQPKRRTTTKPITQDKEAKVRSREANKAAREREREAEKERKAKAREEKAKEKQLAADLAQVNKSKVDKKESTPEMIVDFDKSLEGTSVGNQVVEFMSRLGVEYTFFEGPIRGLVKWRRKVQATYNETLGYWEPCPLRIEPEKHVLCLLTAQEFVDMATAPETSPTTLQNHVLSLKQTHQHCKPIYLLEGLTAFMRKNQNARNRAYQAEVRRQLDPTTTSSSRRKNQPELPQVSDDSIEDALLHLQIHHGALIHHTSATPESAEWLKTFTEHISTIPYRLELMRGNDSAFCMDVGQVKTGEDKRDTFVKMLQEVNRVTASMAYGVVERYPSVGDLVEGFKHGGVGLLEDVKKSANKNGALTDSRIGPAVSRRLYKVFMGLDPASTEI; encoded by the exons atgccAGACATTATCGACTTAATCTCCTCGACTCCCCCAGCACCAGCTGGGAAATCAGCGCCAACGTCCCTAGCACCAGCCACAGCAGCAGCGTTAGTTTCCAGTTCGCCGCCGTTCTCCGCGAATACGACTACGAATACTAGAGCACCTCGaccccctcctccgccatTCACGATTTCTGATGATATCGATATATTCTCCTCCCCATTTGAGAACGCGCGCGATACGATAGATAATAACCCGAGCAAGAGGCGCAGACTCAGCGATGAGGATTTCAACGTACCTCCGTCAGGCCAGCCGCGGAATCGCGGCTTAAATACGAATGCTAGAAAGTCGAATCCGTTTGAGTTCTCGGATGAGCCTGGGATATCCTCGTCGATTGAACCGACAATAAGATCGAAATCACCGAACCTGAACACGAGTAAGAATACGAATTCGTTTCAGTTCTCCGATGAGCTAGGAATACCCTCGTCTACGGGCAGGAAATCGCCATCGAAATCTCCAAATCCGCTAGCAAAGAGCAATCCGTTCCAGTTCTCGGATGACTTTGATGAGTTTGGATTACCGCCTGCGCCTACGCCAGGGTCGTTGGTTAGTCCTGTTATTACTAGGGGCGGGGAGAGGGATAAGAATGAGGGTTTAGGGACGCGGTCGAGATGGGCGATTGATTCGGATTCGATTGTTTTTACGTCGTCTGTTGGCAAACCACAGGGAAATGGAGTGGTGGGGTCTGTTCAGAGGGAGAATACGATTACAATTGacagtgatgatgataatggGCACGATACTGGGAAGAGTAAGGATAAGGGCAAGGGCAGAGAACAGGTTGACGAGATCGAAGACTTCAGCGACCAGCTCTTCAGCCAGATGTCGGATATGGATGAATTGATGGAGATTGCTGAACGGCCGAAACCTACTGCTCCGTTTTCGAACCGAACGGCGAGTTTACTAGCCACCCTTGAGGATAAAATGGGTAGTGCAAGTGCAGGAACGAAGAAGATTACGGCTCGCTCGCGAAAGGGAAAGACAACTGCCGTGGAAGAGCAAGTGGATGTAGATGTCGATGACGTCGAACCACCACAACCCAAACGCAGAACAACTACCAAGCCGATAACACAAGACAAGGAAGCCAAAGTGCGCTCCCGGGAAGCAAATAAGGCAGCGCGAGAGCGCGAGCGCGAAGCGGAAAAAGAACGCAAAGCTAAGgccagagaagagaaagccaAAGAGAAACAGTTGGCTGCGGACCTAGCGCAGGTGAACAAGTCCAAGGTTGACAAGAAGGAATCAACACCGGAGATGATTGTCGACTTCGATAAATCGCTGGAAGGGACAAGTGTGGGAAATCAGGTCGTCGAATTCATGAGCCGGCTGGGTGTTGAGTATACCTTCTTTGAGGGCCCGATCCGGGGCCTCGTTAAATGGCGGCGGAAGGTTCAAGCGACGTACAACGAAACTCTAGGATACTGGGAGCCATGCCCACTACGCATCGAACCAGAAAAACATGTCCTGTGTCTACTAACAGCCCAAGAATTTGTGGACATGGCAACTGCCCCAGAAACCTCCCCCACCACCCTGCAAAACCACGTCCTCAGCCTCAAACAAACCCACCAGCACTGTAAACCAATCTACCTCCTCGAAGGCCTAACAGCCTTCATGCGGAAGAATCAAAACGCCCGTAACCGCGCCTACCAAGCCGAAGTCCGCCGCCAACTCGACCCCacaaccacctcctcctcgcgCCGCAAAAACCAGCCCGAACTCCCCCAAGTATCCGACGACAGCATTGAAGACGCCCTCCTCCACCTGCAAATCCACCACGGCGCCCTAATTCACCATACATCTGCCACCCCGGAATCAGCCGAATGGCTGAAAACTTTCACGGAACATATCTCGACGATACCCTATAGACTGGAACTCATGCGGGGCAATGACTCTGCGTTCTGTATGGATGTCGGACAGGTGAAGACGGGGGAGGATAAGAGGGATACGTTTGTGAAGATGTTGCAGGAGGTTAATCGGGTGACGGCGAGTATGGCGTATGGGGTTGTCGAGAGGTATCCGTCTGTGGGAGATTTGGTGGAGGGTTTCAAGCATGGGGGTGTTgggttgttggaggatgTTAAG AAATCGGCGAATAAAAACGGTGCTCTGACGGATTCAAGGATTGGACCGGCGGTTAGTAGGCGGTTGTATAAGGTGTTTATGGGGCTTGATCCGGCTTCTACTGAGATTTGA
- the MCH1 gene encoding MFS transporter (COG:U;~EggNog:ENOG410PHCI;~InterPro:IPR011701,IPR036259;~PFAM:PF07690,PF06813;~TransMembrane:10 (i70-92o112-132i139-160o172-198i210-229o249-271i475-496o508-530i537-560o580-605i);~go_function: GO:0022857 - transmembrane transporter activity [Evidence IEA];~go_process: GO:0055085 - transmembrane transport [Evidence IEA]), with protein MPGSNVQVVDKRDFDANRSLLRDGTDSGPDGEEEARSRLSQSSQDSNDGLLNDVVEEIVERDRQKIAREVVRVASFAWGVISCLGAGSITAFSLYGPLLLTRLHYTQLRVNAVSIAAEISMYLPVPLFGYLCDRYSPSPLSLFAGIVFCAGYLLAAFTYQSGPPPDAGGDGWPFWVMIVAFTAIGTATSCLYLAAVTTCAKNFGRGKHKGIMLAVPIAGFGLSGMWQSQVGAYLLYEPREDGSRGDVDVFRYFLFLALLLLCTGVVGTFGLRIVDEEEKYIDETVEELERSGILEQEGGFFQSRDEVQASYGTFASTDGADEERQSLTTSDEEREERRREKEREEEERKKKNWLLNYETRLFLKDQTMWWLALGFFLVTGPGEAYINNLGTIIQTLTPPSYPPNAPPPAGLPSTHVTTVALTSTIARLLTGSLTDFFAPKATHLFPTNQEDDASRPSTIPESLKENRPTLSRMTFLLPSAILLALGYLLLASPLPIAHPSLSHITTALIGLGYGSSFSLVPIIISVVWGIENFGTNWGIVAMVPAAGAAVWGVVYSGAYQDAIDRSGEEEDGQCHGWRCFGFWAVGCTISVSVAVVVWGVAWRVWRRRGVSV; from the exons ATGCCAGGCTCGAATGTCCAGGTAGTTGATAAACGGGACTTCGATGCGAATCGTTCCCTCCTTCGTGATGGTACGGATTCCGGCCCCGacggagaagaggaagcaagGTCTCGATTGTCACAGAGCAGCCAGGATAGCAACGATGGACTTCTGAACGATGTGGTCGAGGAGATTGTCGAGCGGGATAGACAGAAGATTGCGAGAGAGGTGGTCCGGGTTGCTAGCTTTGCCTGGGGTGTTATCAGTTG TCTTGGAGCTGGTAGCATTACGGCGTTTTCTTTGTACGGTCCTTTACTCCTCACGCGTCTTCACTATACTCAGCTACGCGTTAACGCCGTCTCAATTGCTGCGGAGATTTCCATGTATCTCCCCGTACCGCTGTTTGGTTACCTCTGTGATCGATACTCGCCGTCACCGTTGTCCCTGTTCGCCGGTATAGTCTTTTGCGCTGGCTACCTGCTGGCTGCATTTACATATCAGAGTGGTCCTCCGCCAGATGCAGGTGGGGACGGCTGGCCTTTTTGGGTGATGATCGTGGCATTTACTGCCATTGGAACAGCCACGAGCTGTTTATATCTTGCTGCTGTGACAACATGCGCGAAGAACTTTGGTCGCGGTAAACACAAGGGCATCATGCTTGCTGTCCCGATTGCAGGATTTGGTCTGAGTGGTATGTGGCAGAGCCAGGTAGGAGCGTACCTGTTATACGAACCGCGGGAAGATGGAAGCCGGGGAGATGTCGACGTCTTCCGGTACTTTTTATTtttggcgctgctgctgctctgtACTGGAGTCGTTGGAACATTTGGTCTACGAATCGtcgacgaagaggaaaagtATATCGATGAAACGGTCGAAGAGTTGGAGCGCAGTGGCATCCTAGAACAAGAGGGCGGGTTCTTCCAGTCGAGAGACGAAGTTCAGGCTTCCTATGGCACGTTTGCTTCTACAGACGGCGCTGACGAGGAGCGACAATCGTTGACGACGTCGGATGAAGAACGAGAGGAAAGGCGACGCGAGAAGGAacgcgaggaagaggagcggaagaagaagaactgGTTGCTGAATTACGAGACGAGGTTGTTTCTCAAAGATCAGACCATGTGGTGGCTTGCCCTtggcttctttttggtgactGGGCCGGGAGAAGCCTACATCAACAACCTGGGCACCATCATCCAAACATTGACACCGCCATCATACCCTCCTAACGCCCCTCCACCAGCCGGTCTACCATCCACACACGTTACAACAGTAGCCCTTACTTCAACAATCGCCCGCCTCCTAACCGGCTCCCTAACCGACTTCTTTGCTCCCAAAGCAACCCACCTCTTCCCAACCAACCAAGAAGACGACGCCTCCCGACCTTCAACCATCCCCGAATCTCTCAAGGAAAACCGCCCCACCCTCTCCCGTATgaccttcctcctcccttCCGCAATCCTCCTAGCCCTAGGCTACCTCCTCCTTGCCTCCCCACTCCCAATCGCCCACCCATCCCTCTCCCACATAACAACCGCCCTCATCGGCCTCGGCTACGGCAGCTCTTTCTCCCTCGtgcccatcatcatctccgtcGTCTGGGGCATCGAGAATTTCGGCACGAACTGGGGTATCGTGGCTATggttcctgcagctggcgcggcggtctggggcgtcGTGTATTCGGGCGCGTATCAGGATGCCATTGACCGCAGtggtgaagaggaggatggaCAGTGTCATGGGTGGAGGTGTTTTGGGTTTTGGGCTGTGGGGTGTACGATTAGTGTTAGTGTTGCCGTTGTGGTTTGGGGTGTTGCGTGGAGGgtttggaggaggaggggtgTTTCTGTTTGA